The following are encoded together in the Streptomyces sp. NBC_01465 genome:
- the pdhA gene encoding pyruvate dehydrogenase (acetyl-transferring) E1 component subunit alpha: MTVQELPGAAAAYPAFTLRTDPAPLLPDPEPYRVLGLGTDSPLDPELMRRLYEGLVRGRRYNAQATALTKQGRLAVYPSSTGQEACEVAAALVLEKQDWLFPSYRDTLAAVARGLDPVEALTLLRGDWHTGYDPRVHRIAPLCTPLATQLPHAVGLAHAARLAGDDVVALAMVGDGGTSEGDFHEAMNFAAVWQAPVVFLVQNNGFAISVPLAKQTAAPSLAHKAVGYGMPGRLVDGNDAAAVHEVLSEAMLRARSGGGPTLVEAVTYRMEAHTNADDATRYRGDAEVEAWRAHDPVDLLERELTGRGMLDETAIRAVREGAETMAADLRTRMNADPVLDPMDLFAQVYAEQTSQLREQAAMLRTELDAEDER; the protein is encoded by the coding sequence ATGACGGTCCAAGAGCTGCCCGGTGCAGCCGCTGCCTACCCGGCATTCACACTGCGCACCGATCCCGCGCCGCTGCTCCCGGACCCCGAGCCGTACCGGGTCCTCGGTCTCGGTACTGATTCCCCGCTCGACCCCGAACTGATGCGCCGGCTGTACGAGGGCCTGGTGCGAGGCCGCCGGTACAACGCGCAGGCCACGGCCCTCACCAAGCAGGGCAGGCTCGCCGTCTACCCCTCCTCGACCGGCCAGGAGGCCTGCGAGGTCGCGGCCGCGCTGGTCCTCGAGAAGCAGGACTGGCTCTTCCCGAGCTACCGCGACACCCTGGCGGCCGTGGCGCGCGGCCTGGACCCCGTGGAGGCCCTGACGCTGCTGCGGGGCGACTGGCACACCGGGTACGACCCGCGGGTCCACCGGATAGCCCCCCTCTGCACCCCGCTCGCCACCCAGCTCCCCCACGCCGTGGGCCTGGCGCACGCCGCCCGGCTGGCCGGGGACGACGTGGTGGCGCTCGCGATGGTCGGCGACGGCGGGACGAGCGAGGGCGACTTCCACGAGGCGATGAACTTCGCCGCCGTCTGGCAGGCCCCGGTCGTCTTCCTCGTCCAGAACAACGGCTTCGCGATCTCCGTACCGCTGGCCAAGCAGACCGCGGCCCCGTCCCTGGCCCACAAGGCCGTCGGGTACGGGATGCCGGGCCGGCTGGTCGACGGGAACGACGCGGCGGCGGTCCACGAGGTGCTGAGCGAGGCCATGCTCCGGGCACGGTCCGGCGGCGGTCCGACGCTGGTCGAGGCGGTGACGTACCGCATGGAAGCCCATACGAACGCCGACGACGCGACCCGCTACCGCGGCGACGCCGAGGTCGAGGCCTGGCGTGCACACGACCCCGTCGACCTCCTCGAGCGGGAGCTGACGGGGCGCGGGATGCTCGACGAGACGGCGATACGGGCCGTGCGCGAGGGCGCCGAGACCATGGCGGCCGACCTGCGGACGCGGATGAACGCCGACCCGGTGCTCGACCCCATGGACCTCTTCGCGCAGGTCTACGCCGAGCAGACCTCGCAGCTGCGGGAGCAGGCCGCGATGCTCCGTACCGAACTCGATGCCGAGGACGAACGATGA
- a CDS encoding Lrp/AsnC family transcriptional regulator, producing MADAAEVPPARPLDAIDRSILRMLQIDGRASIRSVAEAVHVSRANAYARINRLIDDGVIRGFSARVNHERAGQGASAYITLKIVQNSWRTVRRQLQELPGAAHIALVSGDFDVLLLVHSQDNRALRELVLTKLQSIPEVLSTRTLLVFEETDLDPTGPADPTSRTS from the coding sequence ATGGCCGATGCGGCGGAGGTCCCTCCGGCGCGCCCGCTCGACGCCATCGACCGTTCCATCCTGCGGATGCTCCAGATCGACGGCCGCGCCTCGATACGCTCCGTGGCCGAGGCCGTCCATGTCTCGCGCGCCAACGCCTACGCCCGGATCAACCGGCTCATCGACGACGGAGTGATCCGGGGCTTCAGCGCCCGGGTCAACCATGAACGGGCAGGCCAGGGCGCCTCCGCGTACATCACGCTGAAAATCGTGCAGAACTCCTGGCGCACGGTCCGCCGGCAGCTCCAGGAGCTGCCGGGCGCCGCTCATATCGCCCTGGTCAGCGGCGACTTCGACGTACTCCTGCTGGTGCACAGCCAGGACAACAGGGCGCTGCGCGAGCTCGTACTGACCAAGCTGCAGTCGATTCCGGAGGTGCTGTCGACGCGCACCCTGCTGGTCTTCGAGGAGACGGACCTGGACCCGACGGGGCCTGCGGACCCTACGAGCCGTACTTCTTGA